From a region of the Fischerella sp. JS2 genome:
- a CDS encoding DUF3488 and DUF4129 domain-containing transglutaminase family protein, translated as MNWLWRLPLGDDWRQNILQSPVTAEVEDSITLRVLVLALVIVGIVATDIAAETWSSFWAVPLSILGAIWSYYRRRDRNIPVKFCIAIGMLVALGAFLGRLLGELNDTRLALAELLIQLQVLHCFDVPRRKDLSYSILIGLILLGVAATLSQTLAFAPILLLFLAIALPTLVVDYRSRLGLEQLNTHNEQILRNSSTQGNSSVFNLKFFIFNFVIIVGLGLVIFALLPRLPGYQLRMFPVSSPIQTTDEFTGRNIINPGYVRQGNPNNQGNSNSSTSNSQTGQPGKVDSSFYYGFNSQINQNLRGEMTPKIVMRVRSQAPGFWRVLAFDRYTGKGWEVSRNDQVKRLQRSPWSYQIFLDPPISAAQTKEIIQTYTVVSDLPNLIPAMAFPKEIYFPTPVLAVDQEDGLRSPVGLSEGMTYTVISQVPYRDRTLLGKTSNKYPQSIKNYYLQVPPETATKVRELTEEILANYNQKRVAQSNKSLEPTYEKALYLAQYLKQNYKTPENPLDLPYLSENEDLVEAFLFKHKGGYPDHFSTVLTVMLRSIGIPARLVAGFASGEFNPFTGMYIVRNTDAYVMTEVYFPKYGWFAFDPIPNHPLIPPSVEDEQTFNTLRLFWNWVAGWLPSPVTGLLNYVFGAIFTWISKAFSWFVSLFYQGWLGVFTGLIFATTVAFLSWLGWDRWREWRYHSALKKLPPMERLYQQMLRWTSKQGLAKHPAQTPLEYARILYQHHAITTAEVIDEISQAYVSWRYGSYTPDLQRLQQKWQKMKKTTKKLKLT; from the coding sequence ATGAATTGGCTTTGGCGTCTACCTTTGGGTGATGACTGGCGGCAAAATATCCTCCAGTCGCCTGTAACAGCAGAAGTGGAAGATTCAATTACCTTGCGGGTGCTAGTGCTAGCGTTGGTAATTGTGGGTATTGTGGCGACGGATATTGCTGCTGAAACTTGGTCTAGTTTCTGGGCAGTACCACTATCGATATTAGGTGCAATTTGGAGTTATTATCGTCGCCGCGATCGCAATATCCCAGTTAAATTCTGTATTGCCATAGGAATGTTAGTAGCACTAGGTGCTTTCTTAGGGCGATTGTTAGGAGAACTGAATGATACACGACTAGCTTTAGCAGAACTATTAATTCAACTCCAGGTGCTGCATTGCTTTGATGTTCCTCGTCGCAAAGACTTGAGTTACTCAATTCTAATTGGATTAATTCTGCTGGGTGTGGCAGCAACGCTGAGTCAAACTCTAGCGTTTGCGCCAATATTACTGTTATTTTTAGCGATCGCCCTGCCCACTTTAGTAGTAGATTACCGTTCACGACTTGGATTAGAGCAATTAAATACTCATAATGAACAAATTTTGAGGAATTCCTCTACACAGGGGAATTCCTCGGTTTTTAATTTAAAATTTTTCATATTTAATTTTGTGATCATAGTGGGCTTAGGGCTAGTAATATTTGCCCTTTTACCCCGCCTACCCGGTTATCAATTGCGGATGTTTCCGGTCAGCAGCCCGATTCAGACTACAGACGAATTTACAGGACGTAATATTATTAACCCTGGCTATGTCCGCCAAGGTAATCCTAACAATCAAGGTAATAGTAACAGTAGTACTAGCAACAGCCAAACTGGTCAACCAGGGAAAGTAGATAGTAGCTTTTATTATGGTTTTAATAGCCAGATCAACCAGAACTTGCGTGGAGAGATGACACCCAAAATAGTTATGCGGGTGCGATCGCAAGCACCAGGTTTCTGGCGAGTGCTAGCCTTTGATCGCTACACAGGTAAAGGCTGGGAAGTTTCCCGTAATGATCAAGTCAAACGCTTGCAGCGATCGCCTTGGTCTTACCAAATTTTTCTTGACCCGCCAATCAGTGCGGCTCAAACTAAAGAAATTATCCAGACTTACACAGTGGTGTCTGATTTGCCAAACCTGATTCCAGCAATGGCATTTCCCAAAGAAATTTACTTCCCGACACCCGTATTAGCTGTGGATCAAGAAGACGGGTTGCGATCGCCTGTAGGATTATCAGAAGGCATGACCTACACAGTTATTTCCCAAGTTCCCTATCGCGATCGGACTTTGTTAGGCAAAACTTCCAATAAATATCCGCAGAGTATTAAAAATTACTACCTACAAGTTCCGCCGGAAACTGCCACAAAAGTACGTGAACTTACAGAAGAGATTCTAGCTAACTACAACCAAAAAAGAGTTGCACAGTCAAATAAATCACTAGAGCCTACTTACGAAAAAGCACTTTATTTAGCTCAGTATCTCAAACAAAACTATAAAACTCCGGAAAATCCCCTAGATTTACCTTATTTGAGTGAAAACGAAGACTTAGTAGAAGCTTTTTTATTCAAACATAAAGGTGGCTATCCAGACCATTTCTCTACAGTCTTAACGGTAATGCTACGTTCCATTGGCATTCCCGCACGCTTGGTAGCGGGGTTCGCGTCAGGAGAGTTTAATCCTTTTACGGGAATGTACATCGTCCGCAACACCGACGCCTATGTCATGACAGAGGTATATTTTCCCAAATATGGCTGGTTTGCGTTTGACCCTATTCCCAACCACCCTCTAATTCCTCCTTCAGTAGAAGATGAGCAGACTTTTAACACATTGCGGCTATTTTGGAATTGGGTTGCAGGCTGGCTACCCTCTCCTGTAACGGGTTTGCTGAATTATGTATTTGGGGCTATATTTACCTGGATTAGCAAAGCTTTTTCTTGGTTTGTTTCGCTATTTTACCAGGGATGGCTGGGTGTTTTCACTGGCTTAATTTTTGCCACAACAGTAGCTTTCTTAAGTTGGTTAGGCTGGGATAGATGGCGAGAGTGGCGCTATCACTCGGCTTTGAAGAAATTACCACCAATGGAACGTCTGTATCAGCAAATGTTGCGTTGGACAAGTAAACAAGGTTTAGCTAAACACCCAGCCCAAACACCGCTAGAGTATGCCAGAATTTTATACCAACATCATGCGATAACAACGGCAGAGGTGATAGACGAAATCTCCCAAGCCTATGTAAGCTGGCGTTATGGTAGTTATACTCCTGATTTGCAGAGACTGCAACAAAAATGGCAAAAAATGAAAAAGACTACCAAAAAATTAAAGCTAACTTAA